From Kineosporia succinea, the proteins below share one genomic window:
- a CDS encoding winged helix DNA-binding domain-containing protein produces the protein MKVTARQLNRATLERQMLLRRVYREVPDAVHELCALQVQEPASPYIALWNRISGFDPADLDRAFTDRSVVKATLMRMTLHGVHHQDYPHFYAAMHRRIRSGRVGDDRFTVSGLTGEEADALIPVLRRYAAQHIRTGTEMDEHLAQHLGRPHPGLWWALKTYAPLHHAPTRGPWAFRGRSSFRAADRAWEKVKPDHAQRHLATRYLEAFGPATVRDFAQFSLLAMSSARAAIESAATRRLEGPEGRDLYDVLTKTVPDGDTPAPARLLGMWDSTLLAYSERDRIIPPEYRPVVIRRNGNVLPTILVDGYVAGVWRMLDGNVEVSAFTALPKRLGRAGGGGGGAENVRGREGSVVVQRLSPLVGEGPGGEGGQVASVSTGNTGGSAASCRVTDPKSSRM, from the coding sequence GTGAAAGTCACCGCCCGGCAGCTGAACCGGGCCACCCTCGAGCGTCAGATGCTGCTGCGGCGTGTCTACCGCGAGGTGCCCGACGCCGTGCACGAGCTGTGCGCGCTCCAGGTCCAGGAGCCGGCGTCACCGTACATCGCACTCTGGAACCGGATCTCGGGGTTCGACCCGGCCGATCTCGATCGGGCGTTCACCGACCGCAGCGTCGTGAAGGCGACGCTGATGCGGATGACGCTCCACGGCGTCCACCATCAGGACTACCCGCACTTCTACGCCGCGATGCATCGCCGCATCCGCTCGGGCCGGGTCGGCGACGACCGCTTCACCGTGAGTGGGCTGACCGGCGAGGAGGCAGACGCCCTGATCCCGGTGCTGCGCAGGTACGCGGCCCAGCACATCCGCACCGGCACCGAGATGGACGAGCACCTCGCGCAGCATCTCGGCCGACCCCACCCGGGCCTGTGGTGGGCGCTGAAAACCTACGCCCCGCTGCATCACGCCCCCACACGTGGGCCGTGGGCGTTCCGGGGGCGATCCTCGTTCCGGGCCGCCGACCGGGCCTGGGAGAAGGTGAAACCGGATCACGCCCAGCGCCATCTGGCCACGCGGTACCTCGAGGCCTTCGGCCCGGCCACGGTGAGAGACTTCGCCCAGTTCAGCCTCCTGGCGATGTCCTCGGCCCGCGCCGCGATCGAGTCGGCGGCGACCCGGCGTCTGGAGGGACCCGAGGGACGCGACCTGTACGACGTCCTCACCAAGACCGTGCCGGACGGCGATACCCCGGCCCCCGCACGACTACTCGGGATGTGGGACAGCACGCTGCTCGCCTACAGCGAGCGCGATCGCATCATCCCGCCGGAGTACCGACCCGTCGTCATCCGGCGCAACGGCAACGTGCTGCCCACGATCCTCGTGGACGGGTATGTCGCCGGGGTGTGGCGCATGCTCGACGGCAACGTGGAGGTGTCGGCGTTCACGGCGCTGCCGAAGCGCCTGGGAAGAGCTGGCGGTGGAGGCGGAGGCGCTGAGAACGTTCGTGGCCGAGAGGGATCCGTCGTTGTACAGCGCCTATCACCACTGGTGGGCGAAGGGCCTGGAGGCGAAGGAGGTCAGGTCGCTTCGGTGAGCACCGGGAACACGGGCGGCTCGGCGGCCAGCTGCCGGGTGACCGACCCGAAGAGCTCGCGGATGTAG
- a CDS encoding TetR/AcrR family transcriptional regulator has translation MGLRERNAARTRELIIDTALNLFLERGYDATKMEHIAEAAGIGTSTLYRYFPTKDLLIIDPLAFRGKLAEGLKSRPADEPLDIALGHVMIELFLVPRGDQQQIRQIQKVVNDNPAPRMRLLEEFMNERKLLEEAIADRLGRPPHDVFCVMTARLTTSLLEYIGELTFDVQDNPPEAYIRELFGSVTRQLAAEPPVFPVLTEAT, from the coding sequence ATGGGGCTGAGGGAGCGCAATGCTGCACGCACGCGCGAGCTGATCATCGACACCGCGCTGAACCTGTTCCTGGAGCGCGGTTACGACGCCACGAAGATGGAGCACATCGCCGAGGCCGCCGGCATCGGCACCTCCACCCTCTACCGGTACTTCCCCACGAAAGACCTGCTGATCATCGATCCGCTGGCGTTCCGCGGGAAGCTGGCCGAGGGGCTGAAGTCGCGTCCGGCCGACGAGCCGCTCGACATCGCGCTCGGGCACGTCATGATCGAGCTGTTCCTGGTGCCGCGCGGTGACCAGCAGCAGATCCGGCAGATCCAGAAAGTCGTCAACGACAACCCGGCCCCCCGCATGCGCCTGCTCGAAGAGTTCATGAACGAGCGCAAGCTGCTCGAAGAGGCCATCGCCGACCGTCTCGGCCGCCCCCCGCACGACGTGTTCTGCGTGATGACCGCCCGGCTCACCACCTCCCTGCTGGAGTACATCGGCGAGCTCACCTTCGACGTGCAGGACAACCCGCCCGAGGCCTACATCCGCGAGCTCTTCGGGTCGGTCACCCGGCAGCTGGCCGCCGAGCCGCCCGTGTTCCCGGTGCTCACCGAAGCGACCTGA
- a CDS encoding MMPL family transporter, whose protein sequence is MAWHLFRLGRWSFVHRRIVVSVWLALLVLVGAGALTLSGKTNDNFTLPGLESTDAFSLIEERSPSASPDGATANIVFQAPEGQTLAKDTVDAALAKVKTDDVASIADPFTAGTISQAGDVGYATVSYKVTSADLSEADKDALHAVKTAAQEAGLTAAIGGDALQETPAAGSAEVVGIVVAMVVLLITLGSLVAAGMPLITAVIGVGIGYAGITALTGFVELSSVTPALGSMLGLAVGIDYALFIMSRYQHEVRTGRSLAEAAGVAVGTAGSAVIFAGLTVIIALVGLSITGITFLIQMGVAAGVMVAIAVLIALTLLPAFLGFAGDKVIKKSRLGLKQRDPEDDSTRTNGRRWVEAVSRYKYPALVLGIVVAAVISIPVTKMELAIPDNATAAAGSDSRVSYDLIAENFGAGANGPLVVVVDTLGATDKAAAVAAVQTRLATIKDDVVALVPPVTSDSEEAQAAFQQQLEAVNLANFTIIPASGPSDVATKDLVESIRAAVADLPAETGAKAMVTGQTAVGVDISQKLMDVFPLYLVVVVGLAFILLVLVFRSILVPLKAALGFLLSVGVALGSTVAVFQWGWLIDLVGLDVTTPVLFILPLLLTGVLFGLAMDYEVFLVTRMREAYVHGTEARQAVIDGFAHSARVVTAAGIIMFGVFAGFALGHDVMIKTIGFALAVGVLADAFLVRMLIVPAVMAIVGQRIWWLPAWLDRALPNLDIEGEALNEKLGPPSSQESVPA, encoded by the coding sequence ATGGCTTGGCATCTGTTCCGGTTGGGCAGGTGGTCGTTCGTCCACCGCCGGATCGTCGTGAGCGTGTGGCTCGCCCTGCTCGTTCTCGTGGGGGCGGGCGCGCTCACCCTCTCGGGCAAGACGAACGACAACTTCACACTGCCCGGCCTGGAGTCGACCGACGCGTTCAGCCTGATCGAGGAGCGCAGCCCGTCGGCCTCCCCCGACGGCGCGACGGCGAACATCGTGTTCCAGGCCCCGGAAGGCCAGACCCTGGCGAAGGACACGGTCGACGCGGCTCTGGCCAAGGTCAAGACGGACGACGTGGCCTCGATCGCCGACCCGTTCACCGCGGGCACGATCTCGCAGGCGGGCGACGTCGGTTATGCGACCGTCAGTTACAAGGTCACGTCGGCCGATCTGAGCGAGGCCGACAAGGACGCGCTGCACGCCGTGAAGACGGCTGCGCAGGAGGCCGGGCTGACCGCGGCCATCGGTGGTGACGCGCTGCAGGAGACGCCGGCCGCGGGTTCCGCCGAGGTCGTCGGCATCGTCGTGGCCATGGTGGTGCTGCTGATCACCCTGGGCTCGCTCGTGGCCGCCGGGATGCCGCTGATCACCGCGGTCATCGGCGTCGGCATCGGGTACGCGGGCATCACCGCGCTGACCGGTTTCGTCGAGCTGAGTTCGGTGACCCCGGCGCTGGGCTCGATGCTCGGCCTGGCGGTCGGTATCGACTACGCGCTCTTCATCATGTCGCGTTACCAGCACGAGGTGCGCACCGGCCGCTCGCTGGCCGAGGCCGCCGGGGTCGCCGTCGGAACGGCCGGTTCCGCGGTCATCTTCGCCGGCCTGACCGTCATCATCGCGCTGGTCGGGCTGAGCATCACCGGCATCACCTTCCTGATCCAGATGGGTGTCGCGGCGGGTGTGATGGTCGCGATCGCCGTGCTCATCGCGCTCACCCTGCTGCCCGCATTCCTCGGGTTCGCCGGCGACAAGGTGATCAAGAAGAGCCGTCTGGGCCTGAAGCAGCGCGACCCGGAAGACGATTCGACGCGCACGAACGGCCGCCGCTGGGTCGAGGCCGTCAGCCGGTACAAGTACCCGGCGCTGGTGCTGGGCATCGTGGTCGCGGCGGTCATCTCGATCCCGGTGACCAAGATGGAGCTGGCGATCCCCGACAACGCGACCGCCGCCGCCGGCAGCGACAGCCGGGTCTCCTACGACCTGATCGCCGAGAACTTCGGCGCCGGGGCGAACGGGCCTCTGGTCGTGGTGGTCGACACGCTGGGGGCGACCGACAAGGCCGCCGCCGTGGCCGCGGTTCAGACCAGGCTGGCCACGATCAAGGACGACGTGGTCGCCCTGGTCCCGCCGGTCACCAGTGACTCCGAAGAGGCTCAGGCGGCGTTCCAGCAGCAGCTGGAGGCGGTGAACCTGGCCAACTTCACGATCATTCCGGCCAGCGGGCCCTCGGACGTCGCGACCAAGGACCTGGTGGAGAGCATTCGCGCGGCGGTGGCCGACCTGCCCGCCGAGACCGGCGCCAAGGCCATGGTCACCGGCCAGACCGCCGTGGGTGTGGACATCTCGCAGAAGCTGATGGACGTCTTCCCGCTCTACCTGGTCGTGGTGGTGGGCCTGGCGTTCATCCTGCTGGTGCTCGTGTTCCGCTCGATCCTGGTGCCGCTCAAGGCCGCACTCGGCTTCCTGCTCTCGGTGGGCGTGGCGCTGGGCTCGACCGTCGCGGTGTTCCAGTGGGGCTGGCTGATCGACCTGGTCGGGCTGGACGTCACCACGCCGGTGCTGTTCATCCTGCCGCTGCTGCTCACCGGCGTGCTGTTCGGCCTGGCCATGGACTACGAGGTCTTCCTGGTCACCCGCATGCGCGAGGCGTACGTGCACGGCACCGAGGCACGGCAGGCCGTGATCGACGGGTTCGCGCACAGCGCCCGGGTCGTCACCGCGGCCGGGATCATCATGTTCGGGGTGTTCGCGGGCTTCGCCCTGGGCCACGACGTGATGATCAAGACCATCGGTTTCGCGCTCGCCGTGGGCGTTCTCGCCGACGCGTTCCTGGTGCGCATGCTGATCGTGCCGGCCGTGATGGCGATCGTGGGTCAGCGGATCTGGTGGCTGCCGGCGTGGCTCGACCGGGCGCTGCCGAACCTGGACATCGAGGGTGAGGCGCTGAACGAGAAGCTCGGGCCGCCCAGCTCGCAGGAGTCGGTGCCCGCCTGA
- a CDS encoding sensor histidine kinase, with translation MGPLWGEYPGVAAGSLLFGALLTGAGVILWEEPGHRATAGLLVAAALLWSLGWSEEWAFGPMPLVSGVSSYVALSLAVWAMFRYPEPTLMSRADRVFVAALAIVLVGGIVAQDLTMLPEWKDYDPSTWWVTVYADRELNRAVIQVASAGQLVLAGLFTLLWMNRIRRMWGLDRALLAPMAIAAPATTLAAVTVPVAQLIGVHGVWRDALFALQAALFALVPLAFLASVVRRRLADQAVLALVRQVQRHPTPEAVQTALRSALLDDTLRVRYWAPELNAYVDTNGAPTEENEHEGRLVLPVASATGAPLAVIDTDPALRRHSGVVANAVAAGGLALENAQLQAAVLARLGQVRTIRMQAVKAGAAERRRLERNLHDGAQQRLLALKLFLAASDSQELPDTSRQKLKGISKEISQVLDELRTLARGIHPAVLSQAGLHAAVEAVVQRQPVPVDVSLPPGRFPEAAEETAYSLICSVLAVAGDHPGGGGLDIRGHEANGVLIIEVQDGSVRPAQLRLGAELPGMIDQVRALGGDVMFSTLANGGALMVAAIPVS, from the coding sequence ATGGGCCCGCTCTGGGGTGAGTATCCGGGGGTGGCCGCCGGCAGCCTGCTGTTCGGCGCCCTGCTCACCGGCGCCGGCGTCATCCTCTGGGAAGAACCCGGCCACCGCGCCACCGCCGGCCTGCTGGTCGCCGCGGCCCTGCTGTGGTCGCTGGGCTGGAGCGAGGAATGGGCGTTCGGCCCGATGCCGCTCGTGTCCGGCGTGTCCAGCTACGTGGCACTGTCGCTCGCGGTGTGGGCCATGTTCCGTTATCCCGAGCCCACGCTGATGAGCCGTGCCGACCGCGTCTTCGTGGCGGCGCTCGCGATCGTGCTGGTCGGCGGCATCGTGGCGCAGGACCTCACGATGCTCCCGGAGTGGAAGGACTACGACCCGTCCACCTGGTGGGTCACGGTGTACGCCGACCGGGAGCTGAACCGCGCCGTCATCCAGGTCGCGAGTGCCGGGCAGCTGGTGCTGGCCGGACTTTTCACGCTGCTGTGGATGAACCGCATCCGCCGCATGTGGGGTCTCGACCGGGCCCTGCTCGCGCCGATGGCGATCGCCGCGCCCGCCACCACCCTGGCCGCGGTCACGGTGCCGGTGGCTCAGCTGATCGGCGTGCACGGGGTCTGGAGAGACGCGCTGTTCGCCCTGCAGGCTGCCCTGTTCGCGCTGGTGCCGCTGGCCTTCCTGGCCAGTGTGGTGCGGCGTCGCCTGGCCGACCAGGCGGTGCTCGCGCTGGTGCGGCAGGTGCAGCGGCACCCCACGCCCGAGGCGGTGCAGACCGCGTTGCGGTCCGCCCTGCTCGACGACACCCTGCGGGTGCGGTACTGGGCGCCCGAGCTCAACGCGTACGTCGACACGAACGGCGCGCCCACCGAGGAGAACGAACATGAGGGACGCCTGGTGCTCCCGGTCGCGTCGGCGACGGGGGCCCCGCTGGCGGTGATCGACACCGACCCGGCCCTGCGCAGGCACTCCGGGGTGGTGGCCAACGCGGTCGCCGCGGGCGGGCTCGCCCTCGAGAACGCCCAGCTCCAGGCCGCTGTGCTGGCCCGGCTGGGGCAGGTGCGCACGATCCGGATGCAGGCGGTCAAGGCCGGCGCGGCCGAGCGGCGCCGCCTCGAGCGCAACCTGCACGACGGTGCGCAGCAGCGGCTGCTGGCGCTGAAACTGTTCCTGGCGGCGTCCGACTCGCAGGAACTGCCCGACACCTCGCGCCAGAAGCTCAAGGGCATCAGCAAGGAGATCTCGCAGGTTCTCGACGAGCTGCGCACCCTCGCCCGCGGCATCCACCCGGCGGTGCTGAGCCAGGCCGGCCTGCACGCGGCGGTCGAGGCGGTGGTGCAGCGCCAGCCGGTGCCGGTCGACGTGAGCCTGCCGCCCGGCCGTTTTCCCGAGGCCGCCGAGGAGACCGCCTACAGCCTGATCTGCTCGGTGCTGGCGGTGGCGGGGGATCACCCGGGCGGTGGCGGTCTCGACATCCGGGGCCACGAGGCGAACGGCGTGCTGATCATCGAGGTGCAGGACGGCTCGGTGCGTCCGGCCCAGCTGCGCCTGGGCGCCGAGCTGCCCGGGATGATCGACCAGGTGCGGGCGCTCGGCGGTGATGTCATGTTCTCGACGCTGGCCAACGGCGGGGCCCTGATGGTGGCGGCCATCCCGGTCAGCTGA